A region of Larus michahellis chromosome 15, bLarMic1.1, whole genome shotgun sequence DNA encodes the following proteins:
- the LOC141751751 gene encoding adenylate cyclase type 10-like: MRRLVPGFVDLPYLCHFPSSHRIYPCCFLEDEQRGWCVQEGFGLVLYITFPSRATLLFQSGQGEFVAFHHFAVTSSQDGGSCRDPADGGDSCSWEALVLAGEELKQDRTHATGDAAEQQAFTEAETGVAERLLPEGEQTTELPDETDRQHNGTHWCECRAIVESVLVPLARHYVAMGDADRAFYYLLECAAAYLHVSNSYMALMKLNEAEVLRKMKATAIACFEEATFFSLKGEVCWCMQRLQLAEKMMREALSLLRRNFPETFLGAFVKAQVEKLPCVAYVRRAACLLQKGRRMKRLAWLLQQSCCLSLLERLFSLEGTSSGRRFSRLAARMKANTDRALDSCWTAELPPRTDLGHRQMPAQTQTQVQLGTQAPYRDLHRRRHQYRQGHPY, translated from the exons ATGAGACGCCTTGTCCCAGGGTTTGTGGACCTGCCCTACCTTTGCCATTTCCCGTCCTCTCACCGCATCtacccctgctgctttctggaggaCGAGCAGAGAGGGTGGTGCGTCCAGGAAGGCTTTGGCCTGGTGCTCTACATCACCTTCCCCAGCAGGGCCACGTTGCTCTTCCAAAG cggccaaggggagtttgttgccttccaccacttcgccgtcaccagcagccaggacggaggcagctgtcgggaccctgccgacggaggcgactcatgcagctgggaggccttggtgctggctggagaagagctgaagcaggataggacccacgccactgggg atgccgcagagcagcaggctttcacggaggcggaaaccgg tgtggcggagcggcttctgccagagggcgaacagacaactgagctgcccgacgagaccgacaggcagcacaacggcacacactggtgtgaatgccgagccatcgtggaatcggtgcttgtgcctttggctcgccactacgtggcaatgggcgatgccgaccgagccttttactaccttctggagtgtgctgctgcctacctgcacgtctccaacagctacatg gccctcatgaagctgaacgaagcggaggtcctgaggaagatgaaagccactgcgatagcctgctttgaagaggccaccttcttcagcctcaaaggggag gtttgctggtgtatgcaacgccttcagctggcagagaaaatgatgagggaggctttgagcttgctcagaaggaacttccccgagaccttccttggcgcctttgtcaaggctcaggtggaaaagttgccttgtgtcgcttacgtgagaagagcagcctgccttctgcagaagggccg caggatgaagaggctggcctggctgctgcagcagagctgctgcctttccttactggagcgcctcttcagcctggagggcacttccagcggacggaggttctcccgcctggcagcgcgcatgaaggccaacacggacagggcgttggactcctgttggacagcagaactcccgccacgcacagacttaggacacagacagatgccagcacagacgcagacacaggtacaattgggcacacaggcaccgtacagagaccttcacagacgccggcaccaatacaggcagggacacccgtactga
- the LOC141751623 gene encoding adenylate cyclase type 10-like, whose product MGCGKSHLLAELASLGQDAGHRVVALELLEIDTRQPFSAIHMLMARALGLQDCESRGDRQRVLKTKLQGTIEESSYCLLNDIFGVKFPISDNVREMDETQRRLELHSTRVKVLEKTLTGDFGIFVIDNAHFIDPDSWFIMSPVLQKVSLFMVMSLAPGYEITESFRKAAADNATSQKITYLHLDKLKASVVMQKVCKDLGVVSIPRDLVRFLIRTSSGIPYYCEELLRCLRANDMLQFCTRRQSGKAKDNWESLITSAAEASSLAATWSSEARNDGRVCLLRPGVTLENTALPIPLKEIALTQLDRMQPLTRMVVKFAAIIGPVFTTQLLLHILPTGLRTHMNSSLDELVSDNILRWLKNTEVPEDVQDPTEGPATSSQVESSVQRPSPSTRTEEQQPGVLAFCVPLLQKAAYELWPGRQRVALRGKCAAFLE is encoded by the exons ggtggttgccctggaactgctggagatcgacacgaggcagcccttctctgccatccacatgctgatggccagggccctgggcctccaggactgtgaatcgcgcggcgacaggcagcgcgtgctgaagacaaagctgcaagggacaatcgaagagagcagctactgcctcctcaatgacattttcggtgtcaag ttccccatttcggacaatgttcgcgagatggatgaaactcaaagaagactggaattgcactcgactcgggtgaaagtgctggagaag acccttacaggagattttggcatatttgtcatcgacaatgcccatttcatcgaccctgactcctggttcatcatgtcacccgtgctccagaaggtctccctcttcatggtcatgagcttagccccaggctacgagataaccgagagctttcgcaaagccgcagcagacaacgccacgtcccagaaaatcacttatcttcatctggacaagctgaaagcttcagttgtgatgcagaaagtctgcaaggacctcggagtggtcagcatccccagggatctggtgag gttcctgatccgaaccagctcagggatcccatattactgcgaggagctgctgcgctgccttcgtgccaacgacatgctccagttctgcacccggaggcagtctggaaaagcaaaggacaactgggagagcctgatca catctgcagccgaggcttcatccctcgcggcaacctggagctccgaggcgcggaatgacgggagggtctgcctcctcaggccaggcgtgaccctggagaacaccgcgctgcccatccccttgaaag agattgcgctgactcagctggatcggatgcagccgctgacgcggatggttgtgaagtttgcagccatcatcgggccggtgtttaccacccagctcctgttgcacatccttcccactggcctcaggacccatatgaattcctcgttggacgagctggtgagcgacaacatcctgaggtggctgaaaaacacagaggtgccagaagatgtgcaagatcctaccgaggggccagccacctcttcgcaggtggagagca gtgtgcagaggccctctcccagcacgaggaccgaggagcagcagcctggcgtcttggccttctgcgtcccgctgctgcagaaggctgcgtacGAGCTGTGGCCCGGGAGGCAGCGAGTCGCCTTGCGCGGCAAGTGTGCCGCCTTCCTGGAGTAG